Below is a genomic region from Armatimonadota bacterium.
TTCGTTGACAGCTGTGTTGGTAGGTTAATATAATGAGGCGGCATTGGGAGGCGGCGAATGTTCGAGCTTTGCGTGGAATCTCAGTTCGATTCCGCTCACAATCTTCGTAAATATCAGGGGCCATGCGAAAACATCCATGGCCATACATACAAAGTTCAGGTTTGTGTTCGCGGCAAAGAACTAAACGAAATGGGAATACTCCTCGACTTCCGTCGCATTAAAACGGCACTAGCAGAGGTCGTTTCTTACCTTGACCACCGCTA
It encodes:
- a CDS encoding 6-carboxytetrahydropterin synthase, giving the protein MFELCVESQFDSAHNLRKYQGPCENIHGHTYKVQVCVRGKELNEMGILLDFRRIKTALAEVVSYLDHR